The Streptomyces vinaceus genome contains the following window.
AGAGGCCGCCAGCAGCTCTTCGTCGCCCGCCGCGCCCCTGAGGGCAAGGCCGCGGTCAGCACCGTGCTGTGTGTCCTTACACAGGCAACCGGTACCCCGGCCCCGCGCCTGGAGGACCTCCACTTCTCCACCCCGCAGGACACAGCCAAAGACATCCTCAGCAACTTCTGTGGCATCGACAGCACCGTCCGTGTTCCTGCCGTCGGCAAGAACACCCTCATAGCGCCGTCCGTCCGCCACGCCCTCTTCTTCTGCTTTCAGGCCCAAAACGAGGTCGCCAACCCCGACGTCCTCTTCCACTCGCAGGGTGAGGACTGGAAACCGAACACTATCCGGGGAGTTATTCCCTACTTCCTTGGCGCGGTCGACCGCGAGCAGGCACTGCTCCAGAACCGGCTCCGCAACCTGCGCCGGGACCTGGCCGACAACGAAGCGATGCTCGCGACTTCCACGGACGTCGCCCCGGCCAGCGGCCAGGCCCAGGCTCTTCTCGTCGAAGCAATCGAAGTTGGCCTCGTACCTCCTCAGGCCGGCCCCCACACCGCAGACGAGCTCCTCCGGCACCTCCGCAACGCCATGATCCACAACGCCCCAGGCGACAGCCTCGCCGACGAGGATCCACTCTCCGCCCTCCACACACGCCGGACGGAGCTGCGTCGGCTCTTCTCGCAGACCCGAGCCAGGATCGCCGACTTGAAGACAGACCTGGCGGAGAACAGCGACTTCAACGACCAGGCCATCGAGCAGCGTGCTCGCCTGGCATCTCTAGGCCTCTTGAACCGGGATGCAAACGCCGCCGCAGACCAAGCCCGCTGCCCGGTCTGCGATGGCCATGTCCCGTCGGCCAACGAGACCGTCGCCGGCCTCATGCGGGACTTGTCTCACCTTGACGGTGATCTGCAAGTGATCGGAAGCGACACCCCCGCGATCCGACGCCTGATCGTCGACGGCGAAGGCCGCCTACAGGCACTCCGCTCCGAGCTTGCCCGCAACCAGGAGGAGATCAACGAGCTCACTACCGCGCTGCGCACGATTCACCGCGAGCCAGACGATCTGCGACGGGCCGCCATCGTCCAGGGCCGCATCAGTCTCTTCCTCGACACAGCTGCCCAGCACGCAGCGGCGCCCCGGGTTCAGGACCGCCGTGAGGCGCTGCGCGAGCAGATCGCTGAACTTGAGGACCAGCTCAGCGGGAGTACGCAGGAAGAGCGACTCACCAGCTTCCTGTCCTTGATCAATCAGGAGATCAAGAAGAAGGCGAAGGCACTCGACCTGGATTTCTCCGGTTCGCCCATCCGCCTCGACACCAGCCGACTCACCGTGGTCGCGGACACCATCGACGGCCCCGTGCAGCTCAAGAGCATGGGCAGTGCCGAGAACCACCTGGGCTATCACATCTCCACCCTCCTCAGCCTCCACGAGTGGTTCGCCAAGCACCAAGGACCCGTGCCTCGGGTACTGATTCTCGACCAGCCCTCACAGGTCTACTTCCCGGCCGAGGCGACCGGCGACGAGGAGCTCCAGACCAACGACCGCCTGCACCTGCTGAACGTCTTCGAAGTCCTCCACCACACTCTTCAGCAGCTCGACGGCGAGTTGCAGATCATCGTCATGGAACATGCCGACCTCGCCGACCCCATGTTCAGCCAGCATGTCGTCGAGCGCTGGCGCTATGGCAACGACACGGCCTTGGTGCCGTCCTCATGGATGGAGCCCGAGGAAAGCTGAGGCAGATCTCGCCGGGCCGGCGTCACTCGGGGGCCGTCACAGACGCGGAACGCCGACGGCGGTCCCACACCCGGCGCACACGAGCGGCTCCGCTCTTGAACCAGGCTGTGACCGCAGCACGCGCGGGATGCCGCAGGTCCACGAACCGAACCCGGTCGTAGTCCGGAGCAATGCCGTACGGCATGACGCTGTCGACGTCGATCGTGGAACCTGCGACGAGAAGCGAGTTGATGCGCGCTCGCCGCCGGTATGACTCCAGCCCCGCGGCGCTCCAACCATCTCCGTCGCACCCAATGGGAGCGAGTGCCGGGGACCCCGAGTCGCTCACGCCTACGACCCAGTCGAGATAGCCGCCGGGGTTTCCGAAGAAGTGTCGCTCGGCGTAGCCGAACCGCCTCGCGCCCAGCGTGGACCACGGACCGAAACCGTCCGGAGCCGTGTCGGACAGCACGGCCAGACGTGACCTGCCGAGGGTGATCCGTCGGTCGCCCACGCGCACCCGCGGACGGAAGAAGAAGCTGCGCGTGGTCAACGAGTACATCAGCACTTCGTCATGCTCGCTAGACCACGTGACTAGGTAGCCGAGCGTTCCCAGCGGCCAAGTCCGAACGGTCAGGTCAACCTCGCGCATGCCGGCTTCCGGTGCTTCCCCGCCGTACATGCTGACGCCCTGTTTGTGCTCCCATGCAGGTTCGCCGAAGAGGTCTTTAACGTAGTCGTGGCGCACGTATGGCGCCATCCGGCGGAAGGCCTTGACCAGCCGCCAGCGCTTACCCAGGCTCGCGTTCCACCATCGGCGGACGATCCCGAGCAGGGTGTACAAGGCGGTCAGAACGGCGGCCAGGGTCCACACGTTCAGCTTGGTATCGATCTGGGGCAGGAAGCTCACTCGCGCATCCTGCCGCACCCGGAGGGCTGCGGTACGGAGGTCTCCGCATCCCACAGAAGGAGTGCGCGACCGCACTGGGCCGACCCGGAGGGCGGGGCTTCAACCAGTGGGTGGTCGTCGCTTCGTGTGTCTTGGGTGTGGTGGGTGGGGGGTTGGTGGTGGTGGGGTGGTGGGGTGGTGGGGTGGTGGGTGTGGGCGCGGCGGGGCGGGGTCGCGCGGCGGGGGCGTGGGTGTGGGCGTGGGTGGGCGGGTGTCTTCGGGTGCTGGCGTGTTCCCGGGGGGTCGCTGGTTGGGGTGGTTGTGGACGGCCGGGAAGCCGGTTGGTGGACGGTTCGTGGGGTGGGCTGGGAGGATTTTTTCAGGCATTAGAAATTGGCAGCCAGTTAGTGCGGAATGGAACATTACGCGCTGACTGATCTTGTTTGGTTCCGGGCGGGCGGGCTCGTTTTCCGGCGTTCCGGGGGGTCGAGATGGGGTGGCTGGGTGACAGCTGATGTGGGTGGCCGCCGGCGTGAGCGGGAGAGCGGGGAGCGGCGTTCGGAGCGGGTGGGTGTGGCGTTCACCCCGGCCGAGTTGGCGGTCGTCCGCGCGGCCGCGGGCCGGGAGGGGATGTCGGTGGCGGGGTGGGTGGGGCTGCAGGCGATGGCGGTCGCGCAGCATGTTCTGGTGCCGGTCTCCGCGGACCGCGCCGACGTCCTGCGCGAGCTGGTGAAGGCGCGGGCCGGGCTGCGGGAGATCGCGGTACGCCTCAACGAGCTCGGCGGCGATGGCACCGCCGTGGGCGCCCTGGAGGAGGTCCTGGCCGAGGCTCGTGGGGCGGTGGTGCGGGTGGATGCGGCGACGGTGGCGGTGATGCGTGAACGCCGGTCCCGCACGTGATGCCGAAGAAGCCCGACATGGGCGACGACACCCCTGTTCTGCTGGAGTATCTCTTCGGTCCGGGTAAGCGCGATGAGCACACTGACCCCCATCTCGTCGCTGGCTGGGACCCCGATGTGCCGTGCCCGGTACGCGACCCGGGCCGGATGTCGCTGGGGGAGTTGGCGGACCTCTTGGATGCCCCCGTGCATGCCTTGCGCGGCGCCCGTCCGGCCAAGCAAGTGTGGCATGTCTCGGTCCGTAATGCGCCCGGTGACCGGGTCCTGTCGGATGCGGAATGGGCGGAGGTCGCGGCGGCGATGGTGGACGCGGCGGGTATCGCTGCGTTCGGCGATGAGCGGGCCTGCCGGTGGGTCGCGGTGCGCCACGCTGAGGATCACATTCACCTGGTGGCGACCCTGGCCCGGGTGGATGGCCGCCAGCCCCGCCTGCGCGGGGACATCCTCGCCATGCACGGCGCCGCCCGCGTTTTCGAGGCCCGTTGGGGCCTGGTGGCGATGTCGCCGCTGGACCGTACGGCGGTGCGGCGTCCGTCGACGGGGGAGTTGGCGAAGGCGGACCGGCGCGGCCTGCTGGAGACCGCCCGCCAGACGTTGCAGCGCTCGGTGCGGACCGCGGCCGCGCTCGCCCGGGACGACGCCGACTTCCTCGACCGGCTGCGCGACGCCGGGCTACGCGTGCGCGAGCGACGCGACGATGCGGGTGTCCTGCTCGGGTACGCGGTCGCTCTCCCGGGCGACCGCGCGGAGGGCGGGTCGCGCCCGGTCTGGTTCTCCGGCAGTTCCCTGGCCTACGACTTGTCCCTGCCGCGGGTACGGGAGCGCTTCACCCCTGTCGTGGGTCCGGCGGAGTGGCAGGTGGCGGAGCGCCTGGTGCGCGAGGCGGCGGCCTCGCTCGCCCGCTCCGGGCGTGCAGAGGGAGCGGGGGATGTGGCGGCCCTGGGGGACCTGTTGGTGGCCGCGGCCGCGCACGCCCCCGCCCAGGTGCGTGAGCGGTTGACGGCGGCGGCGGAGGCCTTCGAGCAGGCCGGCCGGGCACCGGGCGAGCGGTCGCTGGAGGGCCGTGCGCGGGCGGGTTGGCGGGCGTCGGCGCGCGCCTTGGAGCGGGCCCCGCGCACCGCGCGGGGCGGCGGCGCGCTGGTGGTCCTGACGCTTCTGGTGGCGTTGGTGGAGGCGGTGGAGGCTTCCCGCCTGTGGCACGAGGCGCAGGCCTACCGCGCGCAGGCGAAGGCCGCTTCGGAAGCGGGACGGCTGCTGCGCGAGGCCGCCGCCGCGGCCGGCGCACCGGCCGCGCGTACAGGCCCGGCGCGTACCGTGCGGACGTCACTGTCGGTGGGCCGTGGCCCGGGGTCGCCGGGGGCCGTTAGCGGTGTGCCGCCCCGTGCACCCGGCCCGTCGAGGCCGGGGACGGGCAAGTCCCGCTGACCTGCCGCGAGGAGAAACCCGTGTCCACTCCCGACCCCGCTGCCGTGCCCGCCATCGATCCGTTCGCCGAGTCGATGGCCGAGGCCGTGCAGACTTCCGCGGCGGCGTTCCGGCTGATGATGACGATCTCGGATGCCGTACGCCGTGCCGCCCAGAGACAGCGCCAGGGCACGGAGGAGGAACTCGCCGAGCCGGAGGAAAAGCTCGCGCCGGGTTGGGCCGCCGACGCGCTGCGCCCGCTCCTGGACGACCGGGTGCTGGCCGACCTGATGGCGGGGCAGGACTGGCCGGCGATGGCGGGGCAGATGGTCGGGCTGCAGAAGGCGGGCGTCGACCTGACCACGTTCCTGCCCCAGCTCGGCCAGGCGGCCAAGACCGTCTTTCAGGCGGTGGAGGCCAACCAGGCCCGCATCACCGCGGCGGGCACCGACCGGTGGGCGGACCTGCTCCAGAAGACGATGCCCGAGGGCCTGGTCCGCGACGCGATCCTGGCTTCCCCGGCGTGGCCGGACATGGCCGCCAAGATGGCCCTCCTCGACCGGCAGGGCGTCGACGTCGCAGGCTTCCTGAAAGCCGCGCACGACCAGGGCGTCGGCGTCGACCGGGCCGTCGCCGCCCTCCTCACTCAACAGGTCGCCGCACCGCAGGTCGCGGCGGCCGCACCGCAGGTCGCGGTCGCAGTGCCCGCCGCACGACCCGCCCCCGCCGCAGCCCCTGCCCCGGCCTCTGCTGCTCCCGGTCCGGCTCCGGCCCCGAACCCGTACGCGGCGCCCGCCGCACCGCAGGCCGCCGCCCCCGCTCCGGCTGCTCCCGGTCCGGCCCCGGCGCAGGCTCCGGTCCTGGAGCCGGTGGCGGTGAGTGCGGATGCCCGTGCGATGTGGGGGCCGCTGACGGAGGGCCTGTCGGTGCCGAACGATCTGGACCTGTCTGACCGGAGCGCGGCTCTGGAGCAGCTGGGTGTCGGCACGGCGGCGAACAGCCGGCTGGTGAACATCGCGCGCGACTACATCGGCTCGGAGCGGGAGACCGCCCTGCTGGTCAGTACCCGGGCCTGGCCGCTGCTCGCGGCCCGTATGGCTGGGATCGCCCGCGGCCCGGAAGGCGAGCAGGGGCTGCGGGGGCGGTTGAAGGCCGGCCTGATGGACGACGGCGCCTGGGGGCAGGGCCCGCCCGGTGAACTCGCGGGCCGCATGGTCGGCGCGACTCTGCGCGCCCTGACCACCCCGCCCGGCGCCCCGATCCCCGACAGCCCCCGTGCCTCCGCGACCGCCGCCCGCTCCCGCTCCACCACCACCCCCGGCGCGGCCCCCGGCCAGACCACGCCCACGGAGCCGGCTGTGCCCGCGCACCGGCAGGTTGCCGCGCCCGCGAAGGGGTCGGGCCGCCGGCGGTGACGGATGGTGCGGTGTGGGGCGACCGGGTGAGCGGGTGGCCGCGTCAGCTGCAGGGGGGTGCGCGGTGGTGATGAGCGGGAGACAGCGTCGTGTCGCCGGCAGCGTGCTGGCGGGGGCGGTGCTGGCCGCGTGCGGCTGGCTGGGCCGACTGGTACGGGTACGGGCCGGTGGGCCTGGTGCTGAACGGAGCACCAACGCGGGCCGCCCCAGCAACGGTCGCGGCCGCACCGCTGCGCTCATGCTCCGCCGGCGTCCGGGCTCCCGAGGGCAGGCCCGGCACCGCCGGTGGGGCGTGACGTGCCCGGGCCGCGAAGTGGAGCCCTTGCCTTGCTCGTCGTCGAGCTTCCTGTTGGCCAGGTGCCGGGTAGTACCGCCGGGCCGACCACTGCTCGGAGCTCGGCCGCCGGGACCGGCCCGGCCGCGGTGGGGATACGTCGGGTGGTTGGGCGAGTCGGACGAGCCCGAAAGGCGCGCCCACGTCTTTCGTGTGATCTTTCTGCGTGCAGGGCGCTGACCGTGCGTCCGGGGACGCCCGCTTGTCCGGGCACGCTCATCAGAGGGAGACAGCTGTGAACAAACAGGAACTGATCGATCTCGTCTCGGAGGAGACCGAGGCCTCCAAAGCGTCTGTGAACAAGGTCTTGGACGCCGCGCTGCACACCATCAAAAGCGCGGTTGCGGAGGGTGACTCGGTGCAGTTGATCGGGTTCGGCTCGTTCTCGGTGGGGGAGCGAGCTGCGCGTATGGGCCGGAACCCGAAGACTGGCGAGCCCGTTGAGATCGCTGCGGGCAGGACCGTGAGGTTCATGGCTGGCAAGGCGTTCAAGGACTCGGTCAACGCAAAGTAGGAAGTGGCGTTGAAGCATCCTGCTCGTGCCCTACAGGCGCGGGCAGGATGGGTGCTCCTGGGGTTGCGCAGGACGTCCCTCCTGTTGGATCGGTTCGATTTTCTGCGCGAGTGTGTGCAGGTTACCGGCCGTAGGTTTGGTGACACAGTGCGGTGATGGCGGTGCTGGTGACGCCGTGCGCGGCGCGGCACAGGGCCGTCATGTCGGCGGTCCCCGTGCCCGTCGCGGGTCGTGCCGGGTGGGCGGGGCTACGGCTCGGCCGCGTCTTGGCTTTCGTGGGCTCGGGTTTCACGGCGTGCCTCGGCGGGGCGGCATTGCGCCGGGGTGCGTGCCGGGCGTGGCGTTTCTCGTCGGATGTCTCTCGGGCGGCCGGGGCGTGGCCGGCGGGGGCGGGCGAATGGTCATCCTCGGGGGTGGCGGATGGTTCGGGCAGGCGGGAGAGGGGCAGTTCCGGCCCGGTGTCCGGCCGTACCGGCCGGGGCGCGGCGGGCTGCTTGTTGGTCTGCCGGGATGGAGGGGGAGGCTTTGGCGGGCCGGGCGGGGGAGGGGTGGACGGTGAGGCATCCGGGCGCCGCCATGCAGGGCAGAGGGTGGGGCCTGCCGGGCGAGCTGGCTATTTCCCCTCGTGTTTCCCTGATCACGCCTAGTTAGGCTCTCTGGAGTTGCGCCGCGGCTCGCGCGGCTAACGGAGATCGGAGCATGCGGATGGCCGTCATCGTCACTACCGACTTTCCCGGCAACGGGCCTGAGCTCTATGACGTCGTCGTAGACCGCCTGACTGATGGCGGTGGGTTCACCTCGCTCAGCGACGTGCCGGCTCCGGGGCTCATCGCCCACGTCGCCGGGCCGGTCGAGGGCGGCTGGCGGTGGATCGAGGTCTGGGAGAGCGAGGAGGCACTGGAGGACTTCTCGAAGATCCTGGGCCCGATCCTGGCTGACCTCGGCCACGCGTATGTAGAGCCCGTGATCGTTCCGGCGCATAACGTCGTTCTCAAGTAGAGGCGTTCGTGATGCCCCCGGGCCGCAGAGCCCGAGCCCGGGGCGTCACTCGCTGCATGGCGCTGCATCGCCGTCGTGCGGCGGCGGAACGCGCTGGCACCGTGGCTGTCTGGCCGGAGGTGACCGGAGCTGTGGCCCCGCTGGAGGCCGTGGCGTACGTCTGAGTGGGCTGCGCCCACTTCGGGCGGGGCGGCGAGGCGGCCCGTGTGCCTCCGCACCGTGCCCCCGGGCCGGTTGGGGCCGGGGGCACGGTGCGGGGGATTGGCTGGTGCCGGGCTAGGGCTTCCATTGCGTGATGGACCAGGTCTGGCCGGGGCCGCCCTTGGGGCGGCCTACCAGATATCCGTCTGCGTCGGTCCAGTAGGTCCGCTCGGCGGAGATGGTGTGGCTGTCGGCGGCGTAGATGTAGGTGCCGTCGTAGGTCCACCCGTAGGCGTTTCGGGTGCCGGTGCTGGCTCCGCAGCCGTACACGCTGGTGGCGCAGTCGGAGCCGATCACCGGTGGGACGATGCCTTCCCTGGCCGCGGCTTCCAGGTAGGTATCCAGCGCGGCGATGAGGCGATCGTACTGGCTGCTGCCGCGGCGGACGCCGGTGAATTCGGTGTCGCCGCGGGATCCGATGACCTTGCGGAAGGAGCACTTGGAGTGCCATTCGTGCAGGTCGTCCTGAGGGATGGCGGCCAGGGCGGCGGCGGCCCGGCGCTCCTTGATTTCAGGTAGCAGCTTCTCGGCGCGCTTGGCGACCTGTTCGGCGCGCGGGTCGTTCTTCAGGCGCTCGACTGCGTTCTTCATCTGCTCCTCGATCCCCATCCGAAGCGCCTCCTGCTTCTCCGGGGAGAGGATGTAGGTCCTCAGCCACCTGTCCCGCGTTCCCTCGGGCTGTCGGCTGA
Protein-coding sequences here:
- a CDS encoding DUF3732 domain-containing protein, giving the protein MTFQIQAVTIYGKQPGQMRTVPFRTGSLNIVTGDSRRGKSALLTIIDYCLASTDYPVKAGKVRDYVSAYAVTLIRGRQQLFVARRAPEGKAAVSTVLCVLTQATGTPAPRLEDLHFSTPQDTAKDILSNFCGIDSTVRVPAVGKNTLIAPSVRHALFFCFQAQNEVANPDVLFHSQGEDWKPNTIRGVIPYFLGAVDREQALLQNRLRNLRRDLADNEAMLATSTDVAPASGQAQALLVEAIEVGLVPPQAGPHTADELLRHLRNAMIHNAPGDSLADEDPLSALHTRRTELRRLFSQTRARIADLKTDLAENSDFNDQAIEQRARLASLGLLNRDANAAADQARCPVCDGHVPSANETVAGLMRDLSHLDGDLQVIGSDTPAIRRLIVDGEGRLQALRSELARNQEEINELTTALRTIHREPDDLRRAAIVQGRISLFLDTAAQHAAAPRVQDRREALREQIAELEDQLSGSTQEERLTSFLSLINQEIKKKAKALDLDFSGSPIRLDTSRLTVVADTIDGPVQLKSMGSAENHLGYHISTLLSLHEWFAKHQGPVPRVLILDQPSQVYFPAEATGDEELQTNDRLHLLNVFEVLHHTLQQLDGELQIIVMEHADLADPMFSQHVVERWRYGNDTALVPSSWMEPEES
- a CDS encoding ETEC_3214 domain-containing protein; its protein translation is MSFLPQIDTKLNVWTLAAVLTALYTLLGIVRRWWNASLGKRWRLVKAFRRMAPYVRHDYVKDLFGEPAWEHKQGVSMYGGEAPEAGMREVDLTVRTWPLGTLGYLVTWSSEHDEVLMYSLTTRSFFFRPRVRVGDRRITLGRSRLAVLSDTAPDGFGPWSTLGARRFGYAERHFFGNPGGYLDWVVGVSDSGSPALAPIGCDGDGWSAAGLESYRRRARINSLLVAGSTIDVDSVMPYGIAPDYDRVRFVDLRHPARAAVTAWFKSGAARVRRVWDRRRRSASVTAPE
- a CDS encoding mobilization protein → MGDDTPVLLEYLFGPGKRDEHTDPHLVAGWDPDVPCPVRDPGRMSLGELADLLDAPVHALRGARPAKQVWHVSVRNAPGDRVLSDAEWAEVAAAMVDAAGIAAFGDERACRWVAVRHAEDHIHLVATLARVDGRQPRLRGDILAMHGAARVFEARWGLVAMSPLDRTAVRRPSTGELAKADRRGLLETARQTLQRSVRTAAALARDDADFLDRLRDAGLRVRERRDDAGVLLGYAVALPGDRAEGGSRPVWFSGSSLAYDLSLPRVRERFTPVVGPAEWQVAERLVREAAASLARSGRAEGAGDVAALGDLLVAAAAHAPAQVRERLTAAAEAFEQAGRAPGERSLEGRARAGWRASARALERAPRTARGGGALVVLTLLVALVEAVEASRLWHEAQAYRAQAKAASEAGRLLREAAAAAGAPAARTGPARTVRTSLSVGRGPGSPGAVSGVPPRAPGPSRPGTGKSR
- a CDS encoding HU family DNA-binding protein is translated as MQGADRASGDARLSGHAHQRETAVNKQELIDLVSEETEASKASVNKVLDAALHTIKSAVAEGDSVQLIGFGSFSVGERAARMGRNPKTGEPVEIAAGRTVRFMAGKAFKDSVNAK